One stretch of Ornithinimicrobium ciconiae DNA includes these proteins:
- a CDS encoding nucleotidyltransferase domain-containing protein, which translates to MKNSSRMTAAEVVQIVAWLHANGVVYQVNGGWGVDALVGRQTRSHQDLDVFIDEDHEAEFMAWLTSRGYRVTEDWRPVRVQLSSHSGQVDVHAMRLDPAGNGVQQGLDGEVYLHPSEQRVTGLIDGQAVVVASAGRARELRRGYPMRAVDLHDLAVLDEL; encoded by the coding sequence ATGAAGAACTCCTCCCGGATGACCGCCGCCGAGGTGGTGCAGATCGTCGCCTGGCTTCACGCCAACGGGGTGGTCTATCAGGTCAACGGCGGATGGGGTGTCGATGCGTTGGTCGGACGACAGACTCGCTCCCACCAAGATCTCGACGTGTTCATCGACGAAGATCACGAGGCCGAGTTCATGGCCTGGCTCACCTCCCGCGGCTATCGGGTCACCGAGGATTGGCGACCAGTCCGCGTGCAGCTATCGAGTCACTCAGGGCAAGTAGACGTCCATGCAATGCGCTTGGACCCGGCCGGCAACGGAGTCCAGCAAGGTCTGGACGGCGAGGTGTACCTCCACCCTTCTGAGCAGAGAGTTACCGGCCTAATCGACGGCCAAGCGGTCGTCGTGGCCAGTGCCGGGCGAGCCCGCGAGCTTCGAAGGGGCTATCCCATGCGTGCCGTAGACCTCCACGACCTTGCCGTACTCGACGAGCTGTAG